A region of the Chlamydia felis Fe/C-56 genome:
CGTGTCGAGAAGTTTACCTTTATTTGTACTGCAAAAAAAGAAGAGGCAGGCCCTACGAATAACTGGCGAGATCCTCAAGAGATGCGTCAGGAGTTACAAGGTCTTTTCCGTGGTTGTATGCGTGGAAGAACCTTGTATGTAGTTCCTTTTTGTATGGGACCTTTAAATTCTCCTTTTTCCCTTATTGGTGTTGAGCTTACGGATTCTCCTTATGTTGTTTGTTCTATGAAGATCATGACACGTATGGGAGCAGAGGTTTTAAAATCCCTAGGAACATCAGGTACTTTCCATAAGTGTTTGCATAGCGTGGGCGTTCCCTTGTCTCCTGGTGAGAAAGATGTTGCCTGGCCTTGTAATCCCGAGCATATGCGTATAGTCCATTTTCAAGACGATAGTAGTGTGATGTCTTTTGGTAGTGGTTACGGAGGAAATGCTTTACTTGGAAAGAAATGTGTAGCTTTGCGTTTAGCTTCCTATATAGCACGCTCAAAAAATTGGCTTGCTGAGCATATGTTAATTATTGGGGTAACCAATCCTGAAGGACAGAAGAAGTACTTCGCGGCTTCTTTCCCCAGTGCTTGTGGTAAAACCAATTTGGCTATGTTGAAGCCTAAGATCCCTGGATGGAAGATTGAGTGTATTGGGGACGATATTGCTTGGATACGCCCGGGCTCTGATGGTAGGTTGTATGCTGTAAATCCTGAATATGGTTTCTTTGGTGTTGCTCCAGGAACATCAGAGAAGACAAATCCTAATGCATTAGCAACCTGCAGATCTAATTCGATATTTACTAACGTTGCTTTAACTCCGGATGGGGATGTTTGGTGGGAGGGGCTAACGAGTCAACCTCCTGCAGGTCTTATAGATTGGCGTGGCAATCCTTGGCAACCTGGGGGGACGCCGGCTGCACATCCGAATTCTAGGTTTACGACACCCTTGCAGCAATGTCCTGTTTTAGACTCGCAATGGAATAGTTCCGAGGGAGTGCCCTTAGAAGCAATTATTTTTGGTGGTCGCCGTTCTGATACTATTCCCTTGGTTTACGAGGCTTTAAGTTGGCAACACGGAGTTACTATTGGAGCAAGCATGTCGTCGGCAACGACGGCAGCTATTGTTGGCGAACAGGGTAAGTTACGTCATGATCCTTTTGCAATGTTGCCGTTCTGTGGTTACAACATGGCTCTTTATTTTGATCACTGGTTATCTTTTGCTTCTAATGCAAGTTTAAAATTACCAAAGATCTATGGTGTGAACTGGTTCCGCAAGGATAAGGATGGCAATTTCATATGGCCTGGGTTCAGTGAAAACTTACGTGTTTTAGAATGGATTTTCCGAAGAACAAATGGTGAAGAGTCCATTGCTAAGAGAACACCTATTGGCTACTTACCAGAAGAATCTTCCTTGAACTTGGAAGGATTAAATTTATCTTCGCAAGCTCTTCAGGATTTGTTGGCTGTGGATGTTCCTGGCTGGCTTA
Encoded here:
- a CDS encoding phosphoenolpyruvate carboxykinase (GTP), with the translated sequence MTSAWSNEIQHEGLKQWIQEVAELVTPEDIRVCNGSDSEYAEVYSIMQKSGVAIPLNSDLHPNCFLVRSSPEDVARVEKFTFICTAKKEEAGPTNNWRDPQEMRQELQGLFRGCMRGRTLYVVPFCMGPLNSPFSLIGVELTDSPYVVCSMKIMTRMGAEVLKSLGTSGTFHKCLHSVGVPLSPGEKDVAWPCNPEHMRIVHFQDDSSVMSFGSGYGGNALLGKKCVALRLASYIARSKNWLAEHMLIIGVTNPEGQKKYFAASFPSACGKTNLAMLKPKIPGWKIECIGDDIAWIRPGSDGRLYAVNPEYGFFGVAPGTSEKTNPNALATCRSNSIFTNVALTPDGDVWWEGLTSQPPAGLIDWRGNPWQPGGTPAAHPNSRFTTPLQQCPVLDSQWNSSEGVPLEAIIFGGRRSDTIPLVYEALSWQHGVTIGASMSSATTAAIVGEQGKLRHDPFAMLPFCGYNMALYFDHWLSFASNASLKLPKIYGVNWFRKDKDGNFIWPGFSENLRVLEWIFRRTNGEESIAKRTPIGYLPEESSLNLEGLNLSSQALQDLLAVDVPGWLKEVADVREYCKIFGSDLPQIISDELFRIERELK